In Synechococcus sp. Nb3U1, one DNA window encodes the following:
- a CDS encoding response regulator transcription factor — MSEKILIVDDEPHIRLLLEQTLEELEAEGVELILAANGEEALELIRTERPQIVFLDVMMPRLNGFDVCQQVKQDPELQHTTIVMLTAKGQEFDKQRGQEVGADLYITKPFDPDVLTAKAAELLGLRR, encoded by the coding sequence ATGTCTGAGAAGATCTTGATTGTTGACGATGAGCCTCACATTCGTCTGCTGCTGGAACAGACTTTGGAGGAATTGGAAGCGGAAGGAGTGGAGTTGATCCTGGCAGCCAATGGAGAGGAAGCGCTGGAGTTGATCCGTACAGAGCGGCCCCAGATCGTGTTTTTGGATGTGATGATGCCCCGTTTGAACGGCTTTGATGTCTGCCAACAGGTGAAACAGGATCCCGAGCTTCAGCACACCACTATCGTCATGCTCACAGCCAAAGGACAGGAATTTGACAAGCAACGGGGACAAGAAGTAGGGGCGGATCTCTACATCACCAAACCCTTCGACCCGGATGTGCTGACGGCCAAAGCGGCGGAATTGTTGGGCTTACGGAGGTAG
- a CDS encoding DUF6464 family protein: MEESPWQINPHPGTYIQLAEQYYLVLEKRHSYQLRQGKYSLSGIRAVVRAVTPPTEDGSILGDPSCQFNARSPLLRCAVNPLGPCQGCAHYKPIF; the protein is encoded by the coding sequence GTGGAAGAATCTCCTTGGCAGATCAACCCTCATCCAGGCACCTATATTCAGCTGGCAGAGCAGTACTACTTGGTGTTGGAAAAACGCCATTCCTATCAGTTGCGCCAGGGAAAATATAGCCTCTCTGGGATCCGGGCTGTGGTTCGCGCCGTAACCCCACCCACAGAAGACGGGAGCATTCTCGGGGATCCCTCTTGCCAATTCAATGCTCGATCGCCGCTGCTGCGTTGTGCGGTTAATCCCCTAGGGCCTTGTCAGGGATGCGCTCACTACAAGCCAATTTTTTAG
- a CDS encoding response regulator: MFGWLRSRIGLRISLVVTVVSSASVLALIQISSKRIQELGEFAASENEATIRAQVDAALTRITEEQAAHYNAIFAQVGAAASLIAQQAAVYLEEQTFYGQQNYNPQETLTLYPNRRWINAAADPVSVFFSAADEIPPEITQELNAISHLDPLLRALKESQSSIVASWLILESSSTRYYPNTFFAPELPPLSEFDERVEGTYYTIVRPENNPSGAVRWTEVYEDTAGQGLLTSAVAPIRDVQGEFLGVAGIDLSLGTIVGEILQAQVLGGNNGTSIHAGSEEFAFLLDEQGQIIAFPEAYSQLFGLVSPGSRQLEIGQLLNTSLLESEQPQVVELAQEMMTGDPLLRDLELPQGRYRVAVRPVEYPDWSLGVVVPQEQILSSVQQTRQAVGATVEQVNQQLIIVWLALLGGGILFILVFLLRDLINPLQQLAAAAAQVEEGQWQEMPRVNRTDEIGLLSQAFQNMIQRLKRYTERLQESNRALEQGVEQRTAQLAQAVNELQDTLAYLDALIENIADGLLVTDPTGRILRVNPALLTLFGLSLDGSAWLALPVVQVFNADVVALAEHSLLDPTKPISAEIRLANQRVGKAVAAAIQRPQNGSLACLGCVMLIRDITSEKHIDQMKTDFISTVSHELRTPLTSVLGFAKLIQKRLEEVIFPALAPEQASDPTAERKLKRAVSQVSDNLGIILSEGERLTALINDVLDVAKMEAGQIEWHMQPLALEGILERAIGTITPLAEQKGLPILKEVDPQLPKVYGDPDRLVQVLINLLSNALKFTEQGSITCRARALPADPPGRPEDKQVEIAIIDTGIGIATADQERIFDKFKQAGDTLTDRPQGTGLGLPISKQIVEHHGGKIRVESTLGQGSRFIFTLPCWTDSGSASAGGVDLQGLVRQLRDHVASTPELTPAEGEAGSGSQGSQTVLVVDDEQHLRHLLKENLESEGYRVIEAQDGVEAIAQARLHHPDLILLDVMMPEMGGFDVAAVLKSNPDTVEIPIVILSIVEDRERGYRLGIDRYFTKPIDMEALLESIHALIAQRTSRRKVLVIDEHLPTVRLLMEALQSRGYQVSEASDGQEGIQKAVADQPDMIIVNTLLAREQGIIKTLRFEKGLENVYFILLAEEPTAQDAPG; the protein is encoded by the coding sequence ATGTTTGGCTGGTTACGCTCCCGGATTGGGCTACGGATCTCGTTGGTGGTGACGGTGGTATCTTCTGCCTCCGTGCTGGCCTTAATTCAAATTTCTTCGAAACGCATTCAGGAGCTGGGGGAATTTGCCGCCTCCGAAAACGAAGCCACCATTCGCGCTCAGGTGGATGCTGCCCTGACTCGCATTACCGAAGAGCAAGCCGCCCATTACAACGCCATTTTTGCTCAGGTGGGGGCTGCCGCCAGCCTGATCGCTCAGCAGGCGGCTGTGTACCTTGAGGAGCAAACCTTCTACGGACAACAAAATTACAACCCCCAAGAAACCCTTACCCTCTACCCCAACCGACGCTGGATCAACGCCGCTGCAGATCCGGTTTCTGTTTTTTTCTCGGCTGCGGATGAGATTCCCCCTGAGATTACCCAGGAGCTCAACGCCATTTCCCATTTGGATCCGCTGTTGCGGGCCTTGAAAGAGAGCCAATCCAGTATTGTGGCCAGTTGGCTGATTTTGGAATCTTCTTCTACCCGCTACTATCCCAATACTTTCTTCGCGCCGGAGTTGCCCCCCCTATCCGAGTTTGATGAGCGGGTTGAGGGCACCTATTACACCATCGTTCGTCCCGAAAATAATCCCAGTGGCGCGGTGCGCTGGACAGAGGTGTACGAAGATACAGCCGGTCAAGGATTGCTTACCTCGGCGGTGGCTCCGATTCGCGATGTCCAGGGGGAGTTTTTGGGGGTGGCGGGTATCGATCTTAGCCTGGGTACGATTGTGGGGGAAATTTTGCAGGCTCAGGTGTTGGGCGGCAACAACGGGACTTCTATCCATGCCGGCTCAGAGGAGTTTGCCTTTTTGTTGGATGAACAGGGGCAGATCATCGCCTTTCCGGAAGCCTATTCCCAGTTGTTTGGGTTGGTCAGTCCGGGATCCCGGCAGTTAGAAATTGGGCAGCTGCTGAATACCAGCCTACTGGAATCCGAACAACCCCAGGTGGTGGAGCTAGCCCAAGAGATGATGACTGGGGATCCCTTGTTGCGGGATCTGGAATTGCCACAGGGGCGCTATCGAGTTGCGGTTCGTCCGGTGGAGTATCCCGACTGGAGCCTGGGGGTGGTGGTGCCGCAGGAGCAGATCCTCTCTTCAGTTCAGCAAACGCGGCAGGCTGTCGGAGCGACTGTCGAGCAGGTGAACCAGCAGTTGATCATCGTTTGGTTAGCTCTGTTGGGAGGCGGGATCCTCTTCATTTTGGTCTTTTTGCTGCGGGATCTGATCAACCCATTGCAGCAGTTGGCGGCAGCAGCAGCGCAGGTGGAAGAGGGGCAATGGCAAGAAATGCCGCGGGTCAACCGCACCGACGAGATCGGGCTGTTATCTCAGGCTTTCCAGAACATGATCCAACGCCTCAAGCGATATACAGAACGCTTGCAGGAGAGCAACCGAGCCTTAGAGCAGGGGGTGGAACAACGGACAGCCCAGTTGGCTCAGGCGGTGAACGAGCTGCAAGATACCCTCGCCTATCTGGATGCTCTGATCGAAAACATTGCTGACGGGCTGTTGGTGACGGATCCGACGGGTAGGATTTTACGGGTGAATCCGGCCCTGCTGACCCTGTTTGGCTTGAGCCTCGACGGGTCTGCTTGGCTGGCTTTGCCGGTGGTGCAAGTGTTTAACGCCGATGTGGTGGCTTTGGCCGAACACTCTCTGCTGGATCCCACAAAACCCATATCGGCAGAGATAAGGCTGGCCAACCAACGGGTGGGCAAAGCTGTAGCCGCCGCCATTCAACGCCCGCAAAACGGGAGCCTGGCCTGTTTGGGGTGTGTGATGCTGATCCGCGACATCACCAGCGAGAAGCACATCGACCAAATGAAAACGGATTTCATCTCAACCGTGAGCCACGAGCTGCGTACCCCGCTCACGTCGGTGCTGGGGTTTGCCAAGCTGATCCAAAAGCGCCTAGAAGAGGTGATCTTTCCCGCCTTGGCTCCGGAACAAGCCTCTGACCCGACAGCAGAGCGAAAGCTGAAACGAGCCGTCAGCCAGGTGAGTGACAACCTCGGCATTATTCTCTCGGAAGGGGAACGCCTTACAGCCCTGATCAACGATGTGCTGGATGTGGCCAAGATGGAGGCTGGTCAAATCGAATGGCACATGCAACCCTTAGCCCTGGAGGGGATCCTAGAGCGGGCAATTGGCACCATCACCCCCCTGGCAGAACAAAAAGGCTTGCCCATCCTGAAAGAGGTGGATCCCCAGTTGCCCAAGGTCTATGGGGATCCGGATCGGCTGGTGCAGGTGCTGATCAACTTGCTCTCCAATGCCCTCAAGTTCACCGAGCAGGGATCCATTACCTGTCGGGCTAGGGCTTTACCCGCTGACCCTCCAGGGCGCCCGGAGGACAAACAGGTGGAGATCGCCATCATCGACACCGGCATCGGCATTGCCACCGCAGATCAAGAGCGTATTTTCGATAAATTCAAGCAGGCGGGAGATACCCTCACCGACCGTCCTCAGGGTACAGGCTTGGGCCTGCCGATTAGCAAACAAATTGTCGAGCACCACGGCGGCAAAATTAGGGTAGAGAGCACCTTAGGCCAGGGCAGCCGCTTTATTTTCACCCTACCCTGCTGGACAGACTCAGGGAGCGCCTCCGCCGGCGGAGTTGATTTGCAGGGCCTTGTGCGCCAACTGCGAGATCATGTGGCCTCCACCCCTGAGCTGACCCCAGCAGAGGGTGAGGCTGGATCTGGCTCACAGGGATCCCAAACCGTTCTGGTGGTGGACGATGAGCAGCACCTGCGGCATTTACTCAAAGAGAACCTAGAATCTGAAGGCTACCGGGTGATCGAGGCCCAAGACGGCGTCGAAGCAATCGCCCAAGCGCGGTTGCACCACCCGGATCTGATCCTGTTGGATGTGATGATGCCAGAGATGGGCGGCTTTGATGTGGCCGCTGTCTTGAAAAGCAACCCGGATACGGTCGAAATTCCGATCGTGATCCTTTCAATAGTGGAAGATCGGGAGCGAGGCTATCGGTTGGGCATCGACCGTTACTTCACCAAACCCATTGATATGGAGGCGCTGTTGGAGTCGATCCACGCTTTGATCGCGCAGCGAACCTCCCGCCGTAAGGTACTGGTGATTGACGAACATTTGCCTACCGTGCGTCTGTTGATGGAGGCTTTACAAAGCCGTGGCTACCAAGTTTCCGAAGCTAGCGACGGGCAAGAGGGCATTCAAAAGGCAGTTGCCGATCAGCCGGACATGATCATCGTCAATACCCTGCTAGCCCGTGAACAGGGGATCATCAAAACCCTGCGCTTTGAGAAAGGCTTGGAAAATGTCTACTTCATTTTGCTGGCGGAGGAGCCAACTGCACAAGATGCTCCAGGATAG